From Nicotiana tabacum cultivar K326 chromosome 22, ASM71507v2, whole genome shotgun sequence, one genomic window encodes:
- the LOC107820014 gene encoding exocyst complex component EXO70H1-like — protein sequence MTGFFSSSKPAHSSHNSSSPSPPHTFCETLMEDSLKNAEAIIKRWDLDNGSSNSSYCTISNLFRDNRAEAKQFVDAVIDLQHAMRFVIKESSSSQQLVRAQNLMQIAIKRLEKEFRTILAGNRYFLDSESTASREYSNRSSTASDEDQASEDDNTVEIQARLSEVSITEEGEKISVTADLRAIADCMIEAGYGKECAQIYQLNRKSVIDETLYCLGIENFNISVIQKMDWDVLEKKIKSWLSAVKVAVSTLLYGERILCDQVFAVSDNIRESCFSEIAKDSALALFTFPEMVAKYKKLSIEKMFRILDLYDAISELWSEIELIFGFDSTAVVRSQAMSSMEKLREAAGTILSEFESAIKKDSSKVVPGGGIHPLTRYVMNYLVFLSDYSGPISEIVADMPVSMKSPLPESYLLSPIADDENSAACVVSVRLAWLILVLLCKLDGKAGFYGDVPLSYLFLANNLNYVLSKVRESSLKLLLGSIWLSNHEAKVEQYMENYKRMGWSKVLTSLPENLTAKISPAEVNQCFCKFNLGFEEAYRKQSSWVIPDPKLRDEVKISLAKKIVTAYRAFYEKNWETVSRSGSGGEVESIVRFVPDDLQNYLSDLFYGAGFSENSSTSHGSTSTFSSPSR from the coding sequence ATGACTGGGTTTTTCTCTTCATCCAAACCTGCACATTCTTCTCATAACTCTTCCTCTCCATCCCCACCTCACACCTTCTGTGAAACTTTAATGGAGGATTCATTAAAGAACGCTGAGGCAATTATTAAAAGATGGGATCTTGATAATGGCTCCTCTAACAGCTCTTACTGCACAATATCAAATCTCTTTCGCGATAATCGAGCAGAGGCTAAGCAGTTTGTGGATGCTGTAATCGACTTACAGCATGCTATGCGATTTGTTATCAAGGAAAGTTCCAGCTCCCAACAGCTTGTTCGAGCTCAAAATCTCATGCAAATAGCCATTAAGAGACTTGAGAAAGAGTTCCGCACCATTTTGGCAGGGAATCGCTACTTCTTAGACTCTGAAAGTACTGCCTCAAGAGAATATTCCAACCGGTCCAGTACTGCTTCAGATGAAGATCAAGCTTCTGAAGATGATAATACTGTTGAGATACAAGCTCGTCTTTCCGAGGTTTCAATTACTGAGGAAGGTGAAAAGATTTCTGTAACAGCGGATCTGAGAGCAATTGCTGATTGTATGATTGAAGCTGGGTACGGAAAAGAGTGCGCCCAGATTTACCAACTTAATCGAAAATCAGTCATCGACGAGACATTGTATTGCCTGggaattgaaaattttaatatttcGGTTATTCAGAAAATGGATTGGGATGTTCttgagaagaaaataaaaagttgGTTGAGTGCTGTTAAGGTTGCAGTTAGTACTCTACTTTATGGCGAGAGGATTCTCTGTGACCAAGTCTTCGCCGTCTCCGACAACATTAGAGAGTCTTGTTTCTCGGAGATTGCTAAAGACAGTGCTCTGGCGCTGTTCACTTTCCCGGAGATGGTGGCGAAGTACAAGAAATTGTCTATTGAGAAAATGTTTCGTATTCTCGATCTCTACGACGCTATTTCTGAACTCTGGAGTGAAATCGAATTGATTTTCGGCTTTGACTCCACGGCGGTTGTCAGATCCCAGGCGATGAGCTCAATGGAGAAGCTTCGCGAAGCTGCTGGAACCATCTTATCGGAGTTTGAATCGGCGATTAAGAAAGATTCGTCCAAAGTGGTACCTGGTGGCGGAATCCACCCGCTAACTCGCTACGTCATGAACTACCTTGTTTTCCTCAGTGATTACAGTGGGCCTATCTCTGAAATCGTCGCCGATATGCCGGTATCAATGAAGTCGCCACTGCCGGAATCTTATCTATTGAGTCCAATCGCCGACGATGAGAACTCTGCTGCTTGCGTCGTTTCCGTACGGCTCGCTTGGCTTATCCTCGTTCTCCTCTGCAAACTCGACGGCAAAGCAGGGTTCTACGGTGACGTGCCGTTATCCTATTTGTTCTTAGCAAACAACTTAAACTACGTCCTCTCCAAGGTCCGAGAATCCAGCCTGAAGCTCCTATTAGGATCCATTTGGCTCTCGAACCACGAAGCAAAGGTAGAACAGTACATGGAAAATTACAAGAGAATGGGCTGGAGCAAGGTGCTGACATCACTGCCGGAGAATTTAACGGCCAAGATTTCTCCGGCAGAAGTGAACCAGTGCTTCTGTAAATTCAATTTGGGTTTCGAAGAGGCGTATCGAAAACAGagttcatgggtgatacccgaccCGAAACTTCGTGACGAAGTCAAAATATCACTGGCGAAGAAGATTGTTACAGCCTATCGAGCATTTTACGAGAAGAACTGGGAAACTGTTTCAAGGAGTGGGAGCGGTGGCGAAGTGGAGTCAATTGTCAGATTTGTCCCTGATGATTTACAAAATTACTTATCCGATTTATTTTATGGAGCTGGTTTTTCAGAAAATAGCAGTACGTCGCACGGGTCAACTTCAACGTTCTCATCTCCATCACGTTGA